Proteins encoded by one window of Longimicrobiaceae bacterium:
- a CDS encoding amidase has protein sequence MGGLPEYDRYDALGLAELVRAGEVTPAELAEEAIRRAEALQPVLNFLVTPLFERGRETARGTLPDGPFRGVPFLLKDILQDLAGVRTMAGSAAMEGFVPDRDAEVVRRFREAGLVIVGKTSVPELGLMGVTEPEAFGATRNPWDLSRT, from the coding sequence ATGGGGGGACTTCCCGAATACGACCGCTACGATGCCCTGGGCCTGGCGGAGCTGGTGCGAGCCGGCGAGGTGACGCCCGCGGAACTGGCGGAGGAGGCGATCCGGCGCGCGGAGGCGCTGCAGCCGGTGCTCAACTTCCTGGTCACGCCGCTCTTCGAGCGGGGGCGGGAGACGGCGCGGGGGACGCTTCCGGACGGGCCGTTCCGGGGCGTACCCTTCCTGCTCAAGGACATCCTGCAGGACCTCGCGGGGGTCCGCACCATGGCGGGGTCGGCCGCCATGGAGGGGTTCGTGCCGGACCGGGACGCGGAGGTGGTGCGGCGCTTCCGCGAGGCGGGGCTGGTGATCGTGGGGAAGACCAGCGTCCCCGAACTGGGGCTGATGGGAGTGACCGAGCCGGAGGCGTTCGGGGCTACGCGCAACCCATGGGACCTGTCGCGGAC